One Candidatus Eisenbacteria bacterium genomic window carries:
- a CDS encoding dodecin family protein: MAIARVTELITSSPDGFREAVEAGVARAARTLRNITGLEVTGKRVKVERGLITEYRVEMKLIFLLDE; this comes from the coding sequence GTGGCCATCGCGCGGGTGACCGAGCTGATCACGTCGTCCCCCGACGGGTTCCGTGAGGCGGTCGAGGCCGGGGTCGCGCGGGCGGCCCGCACGCTGCGCAACATTACCGGGCTCGAGGTCACGGGCAAGCGCGTGAAGGTCGAGCGCGGGCTCATCACCGAATACCGGGTCGAGATGAAGCTCATCTTCCTGCTCGACGAGTAG
- a CDS encoding fused MFS/spermidine synthase → MLAVLVAASGAALVAAEVLWARDWALVLGSTAEGTAVVLAATFGGLAAGAAIGGRLRGGLAAYARIEAGLALALVGYVVLRPSLAPLVVGLEAGAPEPWRMLVRVGCPLAVLLAPTLLAGATMPVVAATRDVRDARGLGALYAWNTLGGAAGALAVPFVLLGTLGMRGSYVAIAAVDAAVAGVAGWLGRGVPDAHRSAPATAVSASGAWRPAVLAAMAGFVGLAGEVLWTRALAGSLSNSVYSFAIVLAVVLLGIVAGAAIATRLLSRWPAEPVLAWTFAALGVAVACSVEPLGAVGAALGARPATSLGGGLAGEVALATSVVLASAILLGTVFPATLALVRGGTASAAMGRVLAANTLGGMAGSIAAAFVFLPRLGLERSLWRLAPLAFLASALAARRRMRWAALGLAVATTIVADTATFAPWRSGVPPSERIVLEREGAAATVTVGEDANGARRLRVNGRYSLGGTDGLLLEEREAHVPMLLHPHPRTVLHVGVGTGDTMGAELAHPGVEADGVELLPEVLTAAQAFAATNGDLLANPRAHLVADDVRSFLLRTDRRYDVIVADLFLPWTAGASALYSREFYALAENHLAPGGLVCQWLPLHQLAVGDLEAVVATFVRAFPDVELWSAYYRTSTPLVGLVGRREPVAVDATALAARMSDPALAPALREVGLVGPRDLAVLYVTDGRRLATATADALPISDDRPRLDLTAPAAYFRQHELAREDLAWVAARLDPGPGPIAGASASAELRALLLTAQMALLAGRPQDETTAYLRAYAIAPGLPTVDMALRAIASSRRAAGDRATASLIERTLGRAFAE, encoded by the coding sequence GTGCTGGCCGTGCTCGTCGCCGCCTCGGGTGCGGCGCTGGTCGCGGCGGAGGTGCTGTGGGCGCGCGACTGGGCGCTCGTCCTCGGCTCGACGGCCGAGGGGACCGCGGTGGTCCTGGCCGCGACCTTCGGCGGCCTCGCCGCCGGCGCCGCGATCGGCGGCCGCCTGCGCGGCGGCCTCGCGGCCTATGCCCGCATCGAAGCCGGACTCGCGCTGGCGCTCGTCGGCTACGTCGTGCTGCGTCCGTCGCTCGCGCCGCTCGTCGTCGGACTCGAGGCGGGGGCGCCGGAGCCCTGGCGCATGCTCGTGCGGGTCGGATGTCCGCTCGCCGTGCTGCTCGCGCCGACGCTGCTCGCCGGCGCGACCATGCCGGTCGTCGCCGCCACCCGCGACGTACGCGACGCGCGCGGCCTGGGCGCGCTCTACGCCTGGAACACGCTCGGCGGTGCGGCCGGCGCGCTCGCCGTGCCGTTCGTCCTCCTGGGCACGCTCGGCATGCGCGGCAGCTACGTCGCGATCGCCGCCGTGGACGCGGCGGTGGCCGGTGTCGCAGGCTGGCTCGGACGAGGTGTGCCAGACGCCCACCGTTCGGCGCCGGCGACCGCAGTGTCCGCATCCGGCGCGTGGCGCCCTGCCGTTCTCGCGGCGATGGCCGGCTTCGTCGGCCTCGCCGGCGAGGTGCTGTGGACGCGTGCGCTCGCCGGCAGCCTCTCGAACAGCGTCTACAGCTTCGCGATCGTGCTGGCGGTCGTGCTGCTGGGGATCGTCGCGGGTGCGGCGATCGCGACGCGCCTCCTGTCGCGATGGCCGGCCGAGCCGGTGCTCGCGTGGACGTTCGCCGCGCTCGGCGTCGCGGTCGCGTGCTCGGTCGAGCCGCTGGGCGCCGTCGGCGCCGCGCTCGGTGCTCGCCCCGCCACGAGCCTCGGCGGCGGGCTCGCGGGCGAGGTCGCGCTCGCGACGAGCGTCGTGCTCGCGTCGGCGATCCTGCTCGGCACGGTGTTCCCGGCGACGCTCGCGCTCGTGCGTGGCGGGACGGCGAGCGCCGCCATGGGACGCGTCCTGGCCGCGAATACGCTGGGCGGCATGGCGGGATCGATCGCGGCCGCCTTCGTCTTCCTGCCGCGTCTGGGTCTCGAGCGAAGCCTCTGGCGCCTGGCGCCGCTCGCCTTCCTCGCGTCGGCGCTCGCCGCCCGGCGGCGGATGCGCTGGGCGGCGCTCGGCCTCGCCGTCGCGACCACGATCGTCGCCGACACGGCGACCTTCGCCCCCTGGCGCTCGGGCGTTCCGCCGAGCGAGCGCATCGTGCTCGAGCGCGAAGGTGCCGCGGCGACGGTCACCGTCGGCGAGGACGCGAACGGGGCGCGGCGGCTGCGCGTCAACGGTCGCTACTCGCTCGGCGGCACGGATGGGCTGCTCCTGGAGGAGCGCGAGGCGCACGTACCCATGCTGCTGCATCCGCATCCGCGCACCGTGCTGCACGTCGGCGTCGGCACGGGCGACACGATGGGCGCCGAGCTCGCGCACCCCGGCGTCGAGGCGGACGGCGTCGAGCTCCTGCCCGAGGTGCTCACCGCCGCGCAGGCCTTCGCGGCGACCAACGGCGACCTGCTCGCGAACCCGCGCGCACACCTCGTCGCCGACGACGTGCGGAGCTTTCTCCTGCGCACGGATCGTCGCTACGACGTGATCGTCGCCGATCTCTTCCTGCCCTGGACGGCGGGCGCGAGCGCGCTCTACTCGCGCGAGTTCTACGCGCTCGCCGAGAACCATCTCGCGCCGGGTGGCCTCGTCTGCCAGTGGCTGCCGCTGCACCAGCTCGCGGTCGGCGATCTCGAAGCCGTGGTGGCGACGTTCGTGCGTGCGTTCCCGGACGTCGAGCTGTGGTCGGCCTATTACCGGACGTCGACGCCGCTCGTGGGCCTGGTCGGGCGGCGGGAGCCGGTGGCCGTCGACGCGACGGCGCTCGCGGCGCGCATGAGCGATCCGGCGCTCGCGCCCGCGCTGCGCGAGGTGGGGCTCGTGGGCCCGCGCGATCTCGCGGTCCTGTACGTGACCGACGGCCGCCGGCTCGCGACCGCGACCGCCGACGCCCTGCCGATCAGCGACGATCGGCCGCGGCTCGACCTCACCGCACCGGCCGCCTACTTCCGGCAGCACGAGCTGGCGCGGGAGGACCTCGCCTGGGTGGCGGCGCGCCTCGATCCCGGACCCGGCCCGATTGCCGGTGCCAGCGCGTCCGCCGAGCTGCGCGCGCTCCTGCTGACGGCGCAGATGGCGCTGCTCGCCGGCCGGCCGCAGGACGAGACGACGGCCTACCTGCGCGCCTACGCGATCGCGCCGGGGCTCCCGACCGTCGACATGGCGCTGCGCGCGATCGCCTCGAGTCGGCGCGCGGCGGGAGACCGCGCGACCGCGTCGCTCATCGAGCGGACGCTCGGGCGCGCCTTCGCGGAGTGA
- a CDS encoding FtsX-like permease family protein: MRAVLLLAWRELRRHPMRSALTAGGVACGVALVVAIQAVNATTLAAFTDAIDDLAGTAALQVRGQGSFDEAVADRIRDVPGVDHAVPILTETFFAVDPPAAGEALAVFAADVSDGHAIKTLHLVRSGDRVVEDPLGFLVDPYSIVVTDTFAARTGLKDGAPLRLRTPVGIKTFVVRGVLPPGGVGRAFGGNLILMDVIGAETVLGRERRIDQVDVTLRPGVSADEAVRRIAAVLDPGLEALPPARRGEQIERYLRSYRTLLSGISGLALLAAVFVVGSTVATAVAARRRELGLARSVGAARAQILRLVVGESVLAGAVGTALGIPLGLVLARALIDLANESTSLIFAMTTFTRGLDVTAGTLALGAVAGLGAALVAGWAPGRGAAAVSPLAAVRPPDATAERRWPAPLVVAALAVVTAVALALTIRTDSAWSGNVAAIALDALLVCLFMRGAAHVARGVLGPLRERVGFASRLAVDRLARLPSALALAAAVLALGLGIMIMAGTLARSFEESVLDFIRHQVRADLVVASTATTGWIESPVDESLAAELAALPGIARVELLRLAEHRFRGERISVDSLELAAFDPGRRDDFVFSAGDPTAALAAVRAGTGVLVSRNFARQFGVGVGSTLDVETPHGPLSTSVAGVVVDYVSPRGSIVMARPTYQRWWDDHTANRFHVWLAPGASLETVRRAVAAGPGGRLGLKVLTQRELYAYHQDAVRRAFRFTKALEVLPLVVAALGLAEALLAVSLDRRRELALLRASGATRAQVARSVVAEAAGVGVLGWIGGVLMGLVLSLLWVRVNFTVQLGWDLDFHFATASLPIAALAALAVSVPAGLLPARRVARLPVVEALRGE, translated from the coding sequence GTGAGAGCGGTCCTGCTGCTGGCCTGGCGCGAGCTGCGGCGCCATCCCATGCGCAGCGCGCTCACCGCCGGCGGGGTCGCCTGCGGCGTGGCCCTCGTGGTCGCGATCCAGGCCGTCAACGCGACGACCCTGGCGGCGTTCACCGACGCCATCGACGACCTTGCCGGAACGGCGGCATTGCAGGTGCGCGGTCAGGGATCGTTCGACGAGGCGGTCGCCGACCGCATCCGCGACGTGCCCGGCGTCGACCACGCCGTCCCCATCCTCACCGAGACGTTCTTCGCCGTGGATCCGCCCGCGGCCGGTGAGGCGCTCGCCGTGTTCGCCGCCGACGTGAGCGACGGCCACGCCATCAAGACACTCCATCTCGTGAGGTCGGGCGATCGGGTGGTCGAGGACCCCCTCGGCTTCCTCGTCGATCCATACAGCATCGTGGTGACCGACACGTTCGCCGCCCGTACGGGGCTGAAAGACGGCGCGCCCCTGCGCCTGCGCACGCCGGTCGGCATCAAGACGTTCGTCGTGCGCGGCGTCCTGCCGCCGGGCGGCGTCGGGCGCGCCTTCGGCGGCAACCTCATCCTCATGGACGTCATCGGCGCGGAGACGGTGCTCGGCCGCGAGCGCCGCATCGACCAGGTCGACGTGACGCTGCGCCCCGGCGTCTCGGCCGACGAAGCGGTGCGGCGCATCGCCGCCGTGCTGGATCCGGGTCTCGAGGCACTGCCGCCGGCGCGGCGCGGCGAGCAGATCGAGCGCTACCTCCGATCGTATCGCACGCTCCTCTCCGGCATCTCGGGGCTGGCCCTCCTGGCCGCGGTGTTCGTCGTCGGCAGCACGGTCGCCACCGCCGTCGCGGCGCGCCGCCGCGAGCTCGGGCTCGCGCGCTCGGTCGGCGCCGCCCGCGCGCAGATCCTGCGCCTCGTGGTCGGCGAGTCCGTGCTCGCGGGCGCGGTCGGGACGGCGCTCGGCATCCCGCTCGGCCTCGTGCTGGCGCGCGCCCTCATCGATCTCGCCAACGAGAGCACGTCGCTCATCTTCGCCATGACGACGTTCACGCGCGGCCTCGACGTGACGGCCGGGACGCTCGCTCTGGGTGCCGTCGCTGGTCTCGGCGCCGCGCTGGTCGCGGGGTGGGCACCCGGACGCGGCGCCGCGGCCGTCTCGCCGCTCGCCGCGGTCCGGCCGCCCGACGCGACAGCCGAACGGCGCTGGCCGGCGCCGCTCGTCGTGGCGGCGCTCGCGGTCGTCACCGCCGTGGCGCTCGCGCTCACCATCCGCACGGACTCCGCGTGGAGCGGCAACGTCGCGGCGATCGCGCTCGACGCCCTCCTCGTCTGTCTCTTCATGCGCGGCGCGGCGCACGTGGCGCGCGGCGTGCTCGGGCCGCTCCGCGAGCGGGTCGGGTTCGCGAGCCGTCTCGCGGTCGATCGCCTGGCGCGCCTGCCGAGCGCGCTCGCGCTCGCGGCCGCCGTGCTCGCGCTCGGCCTCGGGATCATGATCATGGCCGGCACCCTGGCGCGCAGCTTCGAGGAGTCGGTTCTCGACTTCATCCGCCACCAGGTGCGCGCCGACCTCGTGGTCGCATCGACCGCCACCACCGGATGGATCGAATCCCCGGTCGACGAGTCGCTCGCGGCCGAGCTCGCCGCCCTCCCCGGCATCGCGCGCGTCGAGCTGCTGCGATTGGCCGAGCACCGCTTCCGGGGCGAGCGGATCAGCGTCGACTCCCTCGAGCTCGCGGCGTTCGACCCGGGACGCCGGGACGACTTCGTGTTCTCGGCCGGCGATCCCACCGCCGCGCTCGCCGCGGTGCGGGCGGGCACGGGCGTGCTCGTGTCACGCAACTTCGCGCGCCAGTTCGGCGTCGGCGTCGGCAGCACCCTCGACGTCGAGACACCGCACGGCCCGCTCTCGACCTCGGTCGCCGGCGTCGTCGTCGACTACGTCTCGCCCCGCGGCAGCATCGTGATGGCGCGCCCGACGTACCAGCGCTGGTGGGACGACCACACGGCGAATCGCTTCCACGTGTGGCTCGCGCCGGGCGCGAGCCTCGAAACGGTGCGGCGCGCGGTCGCCGCGGGGCCGGGCGGCCGGCTCGGTCTCAAGGTGCTGACGCAGCGCGAGCTCTACGCCTACCACCAGGACGCGGTGCGCCGCGCCTTCCGCTTCACCAAGGCCCTCGAGGTGCTGCCGCTCGTCGTCGCCGCGCTCGGCCTGGCCGAGGCGCTGCTCGCCGTCTCGCTCGACCGGCGTCGCGAGCTGGCGTTGCTGCGCGCGAGCGGCGCGACGCGCGCACAGGTGGCGCGCTCGGTCGTCGCCGAGGCCGCCGGCGTCGGCGTGCTCGGCTGGATCGGCGGCGTCCTCATGGGTCTCGTCCTGTCCCTGCTGTGGGTGCGCGTGAACTTCACCGTACAGCTCGGCTGGGACCTCGACTTCCACTTCGCGACGGCGTCGCTGCCGATCGCGGCGCTGGCGGCCCTCGCCGTGAGCGTGCCGGCGGGGCTCCTCCCCGCCCGCCGGGTGGCCCGGCTGCCCGTCGTCGAAGCGCTGCGCGGCGAGTAA
- a CDS encoding dodecin family protein, with protein MAVARQTQIIGASPHSWEDAVRNALERANKTLRNITGIEVLKENAAVENGKVAEYRTTLLVTFVLEGT; from the coding sequence ATGGCGGTCGCACGGCAGACACAGATCATCGGCGCGTCCCCGCACAGCTGGGAGGACGCCGTCCGCAACGCCCTCGAGCGCGCGAACAAGACCCTGCGCAACATCACCGGCATAGAGGTCCTGAAGGAGAACGCGGCAGTGGAGAACGGCAAGGTCGCGGAGTACCGGACGACGCTGCTCGTCACCTTCGTACTCGAGGGCACGTGA
- a CDS encoding HPP family protein has product MSRERRPAWIICVLAMIGVAAMSLAAWVSGLPVVVPSLGATLVAAAVAPDAPENAPLTIVAGHAIAVAGALAALAVCGLMGQPSALVVGVTAARMLALPFALGLTLLGMLLSRRVHTPAGATALLVALGILRPGSDVVVLLLAVVYVAAVIAAFPRIAERLSAGARVTPRRRARASAR; this is encoded by the coding sequence GTGTCACGCGAACGCCGCCCCGCCTGGATCATCTGCGTCCTCGCCATGATCGGCGTCGCCGCGATGTCGCTCGCGGCCTGGGTGAGCGGCCTCCCCGTCGTCGTCCCCTCGCTCGGCGCGACGCTCGTCGCGGCCGCCGTCGCGCCCGACGCGCCCGAGAATGCCCCGCTGACGATCGTTGCCGGTCACGCGATCGCCGTCGCGGGTGCTCTCGCCGCGCTGGCGGTCTGCGGGCTCATGGGTCAGCCCTCGGCGCTCGTGGTCGGCGTCACCGCGGCCCGGATGCTGGCCCTTCCGTTTGCGCTCGGCCTCACCCTCTTGGGGATGCTGCTCTCGCGGCGGGTGCACACGCCCGCAGGAGCGACCGCGCTCCTCGTCGCCCTCGGCATCCTCCGGCCGGGGAGCGACGTCGTGGTGCTCCTCCTCGCCGTCGTCTACGTCGCCGCCGTGATCGCGGCGTTCCCGCGCATCGCCGAGCGCCTTTCGGCCGGCGCGCGCGTCACTCCGCGAAGGCGCGCCCGAGCGTCCGCTCGATGA
- a CDS encoding wax ester/triacylglycerol synthase family O-acyltransferase: MKAGDRMTALDAAFFNLERTGQLLHVGSVSITERPLDFARLVDDVASRLHLIPRYTQRVVPVPFSLALPTWEPAPRFDVRQHVFRHQLRPPGDREQLGKLVSRLFARPLDRERPLWELHQIDGLEGNRSALFGKVHHCMIDGVSGVQLMGVLFDPSPKPAPAPPAPPAEPTPPLPSATRQLWRGLRDGTRTIAAHARVLGTLLSKPEEAMVELGRTSEAVGEMLRVLLERVPPTPFNGHVSILRRVLWRTVPLHELKSIKNRLGGTVNDAVLATISGALRRYLEGHGHNPDRVELKAMCPVNVRTADEHLALGNRISMMVAPLPVGIYDPHERYRQVRAAMAQIKASGESARMTRILDLMTLLPPALQTAIGWLQVQSSPVNTICTNVPGPPVVLYAQGVRLESMVPLVPLAQGIGLAFAMLSYADTLTIGVTLDPALLRDGERIVECLGESFDELCRIAGVERGERHGPVRPERQRRPSQVA; the protein is encoded by the coding sequence GTGAAGGCCGGCGATCGCATGACCGCGCTCGACGCGGCGTTCTTCAACCTCGAGCGCACGGGACAGCTCCTGCACGTCGGATCGGTGTCGATCACCGAGCGCCCGCTCGACTTCGCGCGCCTCGTCGACGACGTCGCCTCGCGGCTGCACCTGATCCCGCGCTACACACAGCGGGTCGTTCCGGTGCCGTTCAGTCTGGCGCTGCCGACGTGGGAGCCGGCGCCGCGCTTCGACGTCCGCCAGCACGTCTTTCGTCACCAGCTCCGCCCGCCCGGCGATCGCGAGCAGCTCGGCAAGCTCGTCTCGCGCCTGTTCGCGCGCCCGCTCGACCGCGAGCGGCCGCTGTGGGAGCTGCACCAGATCGACGGTCTCGAGGGCAACCGCAGCGCACTCTTCGGTAAGGTCCATCACTGCATGATCGACGGCGTCTCCGGCGTGCAGCTGATGGGCGTGCTCTTCGATCCCAGCCCGAAGCCCGCGCCTGCTCCCCCGGCGCCGCCGGCCGAGCCGACGCCGCCGTTGCCGTCGGCGACGCGCCAGCTCTGGCGCGGCCTGCGCGACGGGACGCGCACGATCGCGGCCCATGCGCGCGTCCTGGGCACGCTGCTCTCGAAACCCGAGGAGGCGATGGTCGAGCTCGGGCGGACCAGCGAGGCGGTGGGCGAGATGCTGCGCGTGCTGCTGGAACGCGTCCCGCCGACGCCGTTCAACGGCCACGTGAGCATCCTGCGCCGCGTGCTCTGGCGCACGGTGCCGCTCCACGAGCTGAAGAGCATCAAGAACCGCCTCGGCGGCACCGTGAACGACGCCGTGCTGGCGACCATCTCGGGTGCGCTCCGCCGCTACCTCGAGGGGCATGGCCACAACCCCGATCGCGTCGAGCTGAAGGCCATGTGCCCCGTGAACGTGCGCACGGCCGACGAGCACCTGGCGCTCGGCAACCGCATCTCGATGATGGTGGCGCCGCTGCCGGTCGGGATCTACGACCCGCACGAGCGCTACCGGCAGGTGCGCGCGGCGATGGCGCAGATCAAGGCGAGCGGGGAGTCGGCGCGGATGACGCGCATCCTCGATCTGATGACGTTGCTGCCGCCCGCGCTGCAGACCGCGATCGGCTGGCTGCAGGTGCAGTCGTCACCGGTGAACACGATCTGCACCAACGTCCCCGGGCCGCCGGTGGTGCTGTACGCGCAAGGCGTGCGTCTCGAGTCGATGGTGCCGCTCGTACCCCTCGCGCAGGGGATCGGGCTCGCGTTCGCGATGCTGTCCTACGCCGACACGCTCACGATCGGCGTGACGCTCGATCCGGCGCTGCTGCGCGACGGCGAGCGGATCGTCGAGTGCCTCGGCGAGAGCTTCGATGAGCTGTGCAGGATCGCCGGGGTCGAGCGCGGCGAGCGCCACGGCCCGGTGCGGCCCGAGCGCCAGCGCCGCCCGAGCCAGGTGGCGTAG
- the hpnH gene encoding adenosyl-hopene transferase HpnH has protein sequence MRFPLHIATDMMKWQLTNWWWGQTRVPIVLMLEPLHTCNLACIGCSPERYSGDLRNRLPLTKCFEAVDACGAPVVSVCGGEPTVYPEIVELVDGIVARKKHVIMCTNAILLDRFYKKARPHKRLTVNVHLDGMRETHDKVVDRPGTFDRAIDMIKEGKRLGYAVQTNTTVYRETSVDELDAMCALLTDLDVDGILLSPGYHYEAIQGDEHFLFRDEIHQKFQRVLELARVYPKISSTPLFLEFAAGRRDYPCTPWGNPTFTPNGWKGPCYLIGDRYYGSWKEFFAGVDWDYWERREDVRCHNCKMHSGFEPSVVRKLGESFGDVVTMARWQLANVRGARPRAAA, from the coding sequence ATGCGGTTTCCGCTCCACATCGCGACCGACATGATGAAGTGGCAGCTCACCAACTGGTGGTGGGGCCAGACGCGCGTGCCGATCGTGCTCATGCTCGAGCCGCTGCACACCTGCAACCTCGCGTGCATCGGCTGCTCGCCGGAGCGCTACTCGGGCGATCTCCGGAACCGCCTCCCGCTGACGAAGTGCTTCGAAGCGGTGGACGCCTGCGGCGCGCCCGTGGTCTCCGTGTGCGGCGGCGAGCCGACCGTCTATCCCGAGATCGTCGAGCTGGTCGACGGCATCGTCGCGCGCAAGAAGCACGTCATCATGTGCACGAACGCGATCCTGCTCGACCGCTTCTACAAGAAGGCCCGCCCGCACAAGCGTCTCACCGTGAACGTCCACCTGGACGGCATGCGCGAGACGCACGACAAGGTCGTCGACCGGCCGGGGACCTTCGACCGGGCGATCGACATGATCAAGGAAGGGAAGCGCCTCGGCTACGCCGTGCAGACGAACACGACCGTCTATCGGGAGACGTCGGTCGACGAGCTCGACGCCATGTGCGCGCTGCTGACCGACCTCGACGTCGACGGCATCCTGCTCTCGCCCGGCTATCACTACGAGGCGATCCAAGGCGACGAGCACTTCCTGTTTCGGGACGAGATCCATCAGAAGTTCCAGCGCGTGCTCGAGCTGGCGCGGGTGTACCCGAAGATCTCCTCGACGCCGCTCTTCCTCGAGTTCGCCGCCGGCCGGCGCGACTACCCGTGCACGCCGTGGGGCAACCCCACGTTCACGCCGAACGGCTGGAAGGGGCCCTGCTATCTCATCGGCGACAGGTACTACGGGTCCTGGAAGGAGTTCTTCGCCGGCGTCGACTGGGACTACTGGGAGCGTCGCGAGGACGTGCGCTGCCACAACTGCAAGATGCACTCGGGATTCGAGCCGTCGGTCGTCCGCAAGCTCGGCGAGAGCTTCGGCGACGTCGTGACCATGGCGCGCTGGCAGCTCGCGAACGTGCGCGGCGCCCGGCCGCGCGCGGCCGCGTAG